A region of Paraburkholderia largidicola DNA encodes the following proteins:
- the mrdA gene encoding penicillin-binding protein 2 yields MTEFKDTQQQLTKFRLRVAAAGLFVFVCFGLIAFRFLFLQVWHYSKYSLQADENRISVAPIVPNRGIITDRNGVVLAKNYSAYTLEITPSKLNDTLDNVIDNLATVISIDARDRRRFRKLQEDSKNFESLPIRTRLTDDEVARFTAQRFRFPGVEVRARLFRQYPLGPTAAHVIGYIGRISQRDQDKIDDASDQNDSDPEHYDARLDANNYKGTDYIGKIGVEQSYETELHGLTGFEEVEVTAGGRPVRTLSRTQATPGNNLVLSLDIGLQQVAEQAFAGRRGALVAIEPSTGDVLAFVSAPSFDPNSFVDGIDQQTWDELNNSPDHPLLNRPLHGTYPPGSTYKPFMALAALTLHKRTPQWGFQDPGSYTFGGHTFRNDVPQGQGWIDMNRAIMVSNDTYFYMLAHDLGVNAIAGFMKPWGFGQITGIDIAGEARGILPSTDWKHKAYRKPEQQRWYEGETISLGIGQGYNSYTILQLAHATATLANNGTVMKPHLVKEIENPITRALRATVPKDDGRIDVKQSDIDVVKRGMENVTMNPSGTAYQVFRNAAYVSAGKTGTAQVFSLQGAKYHGHALAEHLRDHALFIAFAPADNPKIAIALIVENGGWGAQAAGPIARRVLDYYLVDRLKPGVEQAAVVAAASATEETSAPVIGSAPAAPTGDIQPVAVAAGFKPLPMPAGASTPHAAPPSDASGAVAASGAASASAPVAASAAAPRAASASKPAKAPRVASATVAQPPAASDATATTAAAPVKASDARKSPRKPRPASDARPVAAAPSRNEDSQAVPRGPVSGGIDE; encoded by the coding sequence ATGACCGAATTCAAGGACACCCAGCAGCAGCTCACGAAATTCCGCCTGCGCGTCGCGGCGGCGGGGCTGTTCGTGTTCGTCTGCTTCGGGCTGATCGCGTTCCGCTTCCTGTTCCTGCAGGTCTGGCACTACAGCAAGTATTCGCTGCAGGCCGATGAAAACCGCATCTCGGTCGCGCCGATCGTGCCGAACCGCGGCATCATCACCGACCGCAACGGCGTCGTGCTGGCCAAGAACTACTCGGCCTACACGCTCGAAATCACGCCGTCGAAGCTGAACGACACGCTCGACAACGTGATCGACAATCTCGCGACCGTCATCAGTATCGACGCGCGCGATCGTCGCCGTTTCCGCAAGCTGCAGGAAGACTCGAAGAACTTCGAAAGCCTGCCGATCCGCACACGACTCACCGACGACGAAGTCGCGCGCTTCACCGCGCAGCGTTTCCGCTTCCCGGGCGTCGAAGTGCGCGCGCGCCTGTTCCGCCAATATCCGCTCGGACCGACGGCGGCGCACGTGATCGGCTATATCGGGCGCATTTCGCAGCGCGACCAGGACAAGATCGACGACGCCAGCGATCAGAACGACAGCGATCCCGAGCACTACGATGCGCGCCTCGACGCGAACAACTACAAGGGCACCGACTACATCGGCAAGATCGGCGTCGAGCAGAGCTACGAGACGGAACTGCACGGTCTGACGGGCTTCGAGGAAGTCGAAGTGACGGCAGGCGGACGCCCGGTGCGCACGCTGTCGCGCACGCAGGCGACGCCGGGCAACAACCTCGTGCTGTCGCTCGATATTGGTTTGCAGCAGGTCGCCGAGCAGGCATTCGCCGGCCGCCGCGGCGCGCTCGTCGCGATCGAACCGTCGACAGGCGACGTGCTCGCGTTCGTGTCCGCACCGAGCTTCGATCCGAATTCGTTTGTCGACGGCATCGACCAGCAGACGTGGGACGAATTGAACAACTCGCCCGATCACCCGCTGCTGAACCGTCCGCTGCACGGCACGTATCCGCCCGGCTCGACGTACAAGCCGTTCATGGCGCTCGCCGCGCTGACCCTGCATAAGCGCACGCCGCAGTGGGGCTTCCAGGATCCGGGCTCGTACACGTTCGGCGGCCACACGTTCCGCAACGACGTGCCGCAGGGTCAGGGCTGGATCGACATGAACCGCGCGATCATGGTGTCGAACGACACCTACTTCTACATGCTCGCGCACGATCTCGGCGTCAACGCGATCGCCGGCTTCATGAAACCGTGGGGCTTCGGCCAGATTACGGGCATCGATATCGCCGGCGAAGCGCGCGGCATCCTGCCCTCGACGGACTGGAAGCACAAGGCGTATCGCAAGCCCGAGCAGCAACGCTGGTACGAAGGCGAGACGATCAGCCTCGGCATCGGCCAGGGTTACAACTCGTACACGATTCTTCAGCTCGCACACGCGACGGCGACACTCGCGAACAACGGCACGGTGATGAAGCCGCACCTTGTGAAGGAGATCGAGAATCCGATCACCCGGGCATTGCGCGCAACCGTGCCGAAGGACGACGGACGCATCGACGTGAAGCAGTCCGATATCGACGTCGTGAAGCGCGGCATGGAAAACGTGACGATGAACCCGTCGGGCACTGCGTATCAGGTGTTCCGCAATGCCGCGTATGTGTCGGCGGGCAAGACGGGGACGGCGCAGGTGTTCTCGCTGCAAGGCGCGAAGTACCACGGCCACGCGCTCGCTGAACATCTGCGCGACCACGCGCTCTTCATTGCGTTCGCCCCCGCCGACAACCCGAAAATCGCGATCGCGCTGATCGTCGAAAACGGCGGCTGGGGCGCGCAAGCCGCGGGCCCGATCGCACGGCGCGTGCTCGACTATTACCTCGTCGACCGACTGAAGCCGGGCGTCGAGCAGGCAGCCGTCGTGGCGGCCGCGTCGGCGACGGAAGAAACGTCGGCGCCCGTCATCGGCAGCGCGCCGGCGGCGCCTACCGGCGACATTCAGCCTGTCGCCGTCGCGGCCGGCTTCAAGCCGCTGCCGATGCCAGCGGGCGCATCAACGCCGCATGCGGCGCCTCCATCGGATGCATCTGGCGCTGTCGCGGCGTCGGGCGCAGCCTCGGCTTCGGCGCCTGTCGCTGCGTCAGCCGCAGCGCCGCGAGCCGCTTCGGCGTCGAAGCCGGCCAAGGCGCCGCGCGTCGCGTCGGCCACGGTCGCGCAGCCACCCGCTGCATCTGACGCGACAGCCACCACGGCTGCGGCACCCGTCAAGGCGTCCGACGCCCGCAAGTCCCCACGAAAACCCCGTCCGGCCAGCGATGCGCGGCCGGTCGCCGCCGCGCCGTCGCGCAACGAGGACTCGCAGGCCGTGCCGCGTGGTCCCGTTTCCGGCGGCATCGACGAGTAA
- the mreD gene encoding rod shape-determining protein MreD — MNRPQYILQPVNPYFIAFSLAAAFLLNMMPWGRLVGVPDFVALVLLFWNVHQPRKVGMGIAFMLGLLMDVHNASLLGEHALAYTLLSYGAITIHRRVLWMSIGVQVFAVMPLLVVAQLVPFVIRLLTGAAFPGWGYLIDGFVEAALWPIASILLLMPQRRPADPDDTRPI; from the coding sequence ATGAATCGCCCGCAGTACATCCTGCAGCCCGTCAATCCTTATTTCATCGCGTTCAGCCTCGCCGCCGCTTTCCTGCTGAACATGATGCCGTGGGGCCGTCTGGTCGGCGTGCCCGATTTCGTCGCGCTCGTGTTGCTGTTCTGGAACGTACATCAGCCGCGCAAGGTCGGCATGGGCATCGCGTTCATGCTCGGCCTGTTGATGGACGTGCACAACGCCAGCCTGCTCGGCGAACACGCGCTCGCCTACACGCTGCTGTCGTATGGCGCGATCACGATCCATCGCCGCGTGCTGTGGATGTCGATCGGCGTGCAGGTTTTCGCGGTAATGCCGCTGCTCGTCGTCGCGCAACTCGTGCCGTTCGTGATCCGCCTGCTGACGGGCGCGGCGTTTCCGGGCTGGGGTTATCTGATCGACGGGTTCGTCGAAGCGGCGCTCTGGCCGATCGCGAGCATTCTGCTTTTGATGCCGCAGCGCCGTCCGGCCGATCCGGACGATACGCGGCCTATCTGA